One Vallitalea pronyensis genomic region harbors:
- the tkt gene encoding transketolase — MGTIDTTTINAIRLLSAEGVQKANSGHPGLPMGAAPMAYELWAKHMKHNPSDPNWINRDRFILSAGHGSMLLYSLLHLFGYGLTIDDLKAFRQWGSKTPGHPEYGHTVGVDTTTGPLGAGFATGVGMAMAEANLAANFNKDDFKIVDHYTYAIVGDGCMMEGITSEAASLAGTLKLGKFIALYDSNKITIEGSTDIAFTEDVAKRFEAYGWQVITVEDGNDLDAIGKAIETAKGDLERPSLIVVKTQIGYGCPAKQGKASAHGEPLGVDNLAETKKFFEFPLDQEFHVPEEVYSHMDTLKEQGKREQEDWDSMFAEYAAKYSELADQWKIWTSKELPVDLLNDEDYWTFDKKPNATRAVSGQIINRLTKYLPNMFGGAADLAPSTKTYMTDRGDFSGDDYAGMNLHFGVRELAMAAMANGIALHGAHKPFCATFFVFSDYIKPSIRLSALMNLPVTYVLTHDSIGVGEDGPTHQPIEQLAMLRSVPNMVTYRPADAKETAAAWYHAISSKDTPTALVLTRQNLPYYEETSKDALKGGYVLVDSEKDVPDMLLMASGSEVECVYEAAKKLKADGIDVRVISMPSMDIYDSQSAAYKESVMPKAVRKRVAIEAGATMGWYKYVGLDGEVIGLDHFGASAPAAKVFEAFGITADHTYEIAKKVYEN, encoded by the coding sequence ATGGGAACAATTGATACAACAACAATTAATGCCATTCGATTATTATCGGCAGAAGGTGTTCAGAAAGCCAATTCAGGTCATCCTGGCCTGCCAATGGGAGCAGCACCTATGGCTTATGAATTATGGGCCAAGCATATGAAACACAATCCAAGCGATCCTAATTGGATAAATCGTGATCGCTTCATCTTATCAGCAGGACATGGTTCCATGTTACTGTACTCATTATTACACTTATTTGGATATGGACTAACCATTGATGATTTAAAAGCATTTAGACAATGGGGAAGTAAGACGCCAGGACATCCTGAGTATGGTCATACTGTAGGTGTAGATACGACAACTGGACCATTGGGTGCAGGATTTGCAACAGGTGTTGGTATGGCTATGGCAGAAGCAAATCTAGCGGCTAATTTTAATAAAGATGATTTTAAGATTGTGGATCATTACACCTATGCTATCGTTGGTGATGGCTGTATGATGGAGGGTATCACTTCAGAGGCGGCTTCATTAGCAGGTACATTAAAGCTTGGTAAATTCATTGCTTTATATGATTCAAATAAAATAACCATTGAAGGCAGTACAGATATTGCTTTTACAGAAGATGTAGCGAAGCGTTTTGAAGCCTATGGATGGCAAGTAATCACAGTTGAAGATGGTAACGATTTAGATGCCATTGGAAAAGCCATTGAAACAGCTAAAGGGGATTTGGAAAGACCCTCATTAATTGTTGTAAAGACTCAAATAGGCTATGGTTGTCCAGCAAAACAAGGGAAAGCTTCAGCACACGGAGAACCCCTTGGTGTAGATAATCTTGCTGAAACAAAGAAATTTTTTGAGTTCCCATTAGATCAGGAATTCCATGTGCCAGAAGAAGTATATAGCCATATGGATACCCTTAAAGAACAAGGTAAGCGTGAGCAGGAAGACTGGGATAGTATGTTTGCAGAATATGCTGCCAAGTACTCAGAGCTAGCTGACCAGTGGAAAATCTGGACAAGCAAAGAACTGCCCGTTGATTTATTGAATGATGAAGATTATTGGACCTTTGATAAGAAGCCTAATGCGACCCGTGCCGTTTCTGGTCAGATTATCAATCGTTTAACCAAATACTTACCTAATATGTTTGGTGGAGCAGCTGACCTTGCACCATCGACGAAGACATACATGACAGACAGAGGTGATTTCTCTGGTGATGATTATGCAGGTATGAACCTACACTTTGGTGTGAGAGAATTGGCTATGGCTGCTATGGCAAATGGTATTGCACTCCATGGAGCACACAAGCCTTTCTGCGCAACATTCTTTGTGTTTAGTGATTACATTAAGCCAAGTATTCGTTTATCAGCGCTGATGAACTTGCCTGTAACCTATGTGTTAACCCACGACAGTATTGGTGTTGGTGAAGATGGACCGACCCACCAACCCATTGAACAACTGGCTATGCTTAGAAGTGTACCAAACATGGTGACTTATCGTCCTGCCGATGCAAAAGAAACCGCAGCAGCATGGTATCATGCGATTTCATCCAAAGATACACCAACAGCACTTGTGTTAACAAGACAGAACCTTCCTTATTATGAAGAAACCAGCAAAGATGCTCTCAAAGGAGGGTATGTGTTAGTCGATTCTGAGAAAGATGTACCGGACATGTTATTAATGGCTAGCGGTTCAGAAGTTGAATGTGTCTACGAAGCAGCTAAAAAATTAAAAGCAGATGGTATTGATGTGCGTGTCATCAGTATGCCTTCTATGGATATCTATGATAGTCAGTCAGCAGCATACAAAGAAAGTGTTATGCCAAAAGCTGTAAGAAAACGTGTAGCTATTGAAGCAGGTGCCACAATGGGATGGTACAAATATGTAGGTCTTGATGGTGAAGTCATTGGTCTTGATCATTTTGGAGCATCAGCACCTGCAGCAAAAGTATTTGAAGCATTTGGTATCACTGCTGACCATACGTATGAAATAGCAAAAAAAGTATACGAGAATTAA
- a CDS encoding ECF transporter S component, whose product MEKVHKFQGLHQKRKIDTIHLVKIAFLSAIAYVIFLIEFPIPYFPPFLEIDFSDIVAILGGIMLGPLAAVFIEIIKNALRFVLFNSGTGGIGELANIIVGIAYVLPFCLIFRVNNLKRFILGSLAGITSMTLFASLANYFILIPVYTGINMHAEKMDMIIKLYGPFNIVKGVIITLVGYIAIKAFKQILPKFY is encoded by the coding sequence ATGGAAAAAGTTCATAAGTTTCAAGGTTTGCATCAAAAAAGAAAGATTGATACCATTCACTTAGTTAAAATTGCTTTTTTATCAGCTATTGCTTACGTCATCTTTTTAATTGAATTTCCCATACCTTATTTTCCACCTTTCTTAGAGATTGATTTTAGTGATATTGTTGCTATATTAGGCGGCATCATGTTAGGTCCTCTTGCTGCGGTATTCATTGAAATTATAAAAAATGCGTTACGATTTGTCTTGTTTAACTCAGGGACAGGTGGTATTGGTGAATTAGCCAATATAATAGTAGGCATCGCTTATGTGTTACCCTTTTGCTTAATCTTTCGTGTCAATAATCTGAAGCGGTTTATACTGGGAAGTTTAGCAGGTATCACAAGCATGACACTCTTTGCAAGTTTGGCTAATTATTTTATCCTTATTCCAGTATATACAGGGATCAATATGCATGCAGAAAAAATGGATATGATTATTAAATTGTATGGACCTTTTAATATTGTTAAAGGCGTTATCATAACTTTAGTAGGTTATATAGCCATTAAGGCATTTAAGCAAATTCTACCTAAATTTTATTAA
- a CDS encoding uroporphyrinogen decarboxylase family protein, giving the protein MIKYDPSFSKKETILSVTQSREPDFKNLIKILNHERPNRPTLFEFFMNDELYKDIVPNEHIHQHNFHERCLYLTKVFRRLGYDYVNISPHWDFHFPTGNHHHLESLSLNEQSMIEDDASFRNYPWPDANTIDYSYLTVLGESIPKGMKAIVYSPGGVLEITTALVGYDRMCFMLFDNPKLLQAIVDKIGSILYDYYQNCLAYDVVGACIVNDDWGFVTQTMISPNDIRQYILPWHKKFVALTHAKGRKAIMHSCGNLWGVMDDIIHDIQFDGKHSYEDNITPVEASYKKLQGSIAVLGGIDMDFICRKTPQMVYERSRKMLELSHEKGGYALGTGNSVPSYVPKENYYAMIAAALMD; this is encoded by the coding sequence ATGATTAAATATGACCCCTCATTCAGTAAGAAAGAAACAATTTTATCTGTCACACAATCTAGGGAGCCAGATTTTAAAAATTTGATAAAAATCCTTAACCATGAAAGACCTAATCGTCCTACTTTGTTTGAGTTCTTTATGAATGATGAGCTGTATAAGGATATCGTTCCCAATGAACATATTCATCAACATAACTTTCATGAAAGATGCCTTTATCTCACGAAGGTTTTTCGACGACTGGGTTATGATTACGTGAACATATCTCCTCATTGGGACTTTCATTTCCCAACAGGCAACCATCACCATCTAGAATCCTTGTCCCTCAATGAGCAATCCATGATTGAGGATGATGCTTCTTTTAGAAATTATCCATGGCCTGATGCCAATACCATTGACTATTCCTATTTGACAGTGTTAGGAGAAAGCATACCAAAAGGCATGAAAGCCATTGTCTACTCTCCTGGAGGTGTCCTAGAAATAACCACTGCCCTTGTGGGATATGACCGTATGTGTTTTATGTTGTTTGATAACCCAAAACTGCTGCAAGCTATTGTGGATAAAATAGGTTCTATTTTATATGATTATTACCAGAACTGTTTAGCGTATGATGTGGTAGGTGCTTGTATCGTTAATGATGATTGGGGATTTGTTACCCAGACCATGATTTCTCCAAATGACATTAGACAATATATTCTTCCTTGGCATAAAAAATTCGTTGCACTTACTCACGCAAAAGGAAGAAAAGCTATTATGCACTCATGTGGTAATCTATGGGGTGTTATGGACGATATCATTCACGATATCCAATTTGATGGAAAACATTCCTATGAAGATAATATCACACCTGTTGAAGCCTCTTATAAAAAACTCCAAGGCTCCATAGCCGTTCTAGGAGGTATCGATATGGATTTTATTTGCAGGAAAACACCACAGATGGTCTATGAACGTTCTAGAAAAATGCTTGAACTTAGCCATGAAAAAGGAGGCTACGCCTTAGGCACAGGTAACAGCGTCCCCTCCTATGTGCCAAAAGAAAACTATTATGCCATGATTGCTGCCGCTCTCATGGATTGA
- the tsaB gene encoding tRNA (adenosine(37)-N6)-threonylcarbamoyltransferase complex dimerization subunit type 1 TsaB, whose amino-acid sequence MKLLAIESSAIVASIAIAEDDRLICEYTSNHKKTHSQTLMPMIEAVSQLIELDLKELDAIAIANGPGSFTGLRIGVATAKGLAHALDIPIVPVGTLDALAYNMGPTDQLICPMMDARRNQVYTALYKYEHHQFTQILPSTVVPIETIFNTIKDRQEQVIFLGDGVAPHIEKIQNNFAKEEYVLAPLNNNIQRAASVAALGMNYAKEGKGESYMHFAPIYLRKSQAEREYERKQHSCT is encoded by the coding sequence ATGAAATTATTAGCCATTGAAAGTTCGGCTATTGTGGCATCCATTGCCATAGCAGAAGATGACCGCTTAATCTGTGAATATACAAGTAATCATAAGAAAACCCATTCTCAGACCTTGATGCCAATGATTGAAGCAGTCAGTCAATTAATTGAACTTGATCTAAAAGAATTAGATGCTATTGCCATTGCAAATGGTCCAGGGTCCTTTACGGGGCTTCGTATAGGTGTTGCTACTGCAAAAGGCTTAGCACATGCTTTGGACATCCCCATTGTACCCGTGGGAACATTAGATGCATTGGCTTATAATATGGGACCTACAGATCAACTGATTTGCCCCATGATGGATGCAAGAAGAAATCAGGTATATACGGCATTATACAAATATGAACATCATCAGTTTACACAGATATTACCATCCACCGTTGTACCCATTGAAACCATATTCAATACCATTAAAGATCGACAGGAACAGGTTATTTTTCTAGGTGATGGTGTAGCACCTCATATAGAGAAGATACAAAATAATTTTGCAAAGGAAGAATATGTACTAGCGCCATTAAATAATAATATACAAAGAGCTGCTTCAGTTGCTGCCTTAGGCATGAATTATGCAAAAGAGGGAAAAGGTGAGAGTTACATGCATTTTGCACCGATCTATCTTAGAAAATCTCAGGCAGAGCGTGAATATGAAAGGAAACAGCATTCATGTACCTAG
- a CDS encoding AraC family transcriptional regulator, which yields MKAYYETNQFNSEDFIYTLCNDGTVAGMTVHPHWHELIEILHVEKGEALQYVEDQSFKITEGDIVFIGMNQIHATYAEPQHTAKINVFQLNAEALIAGPNDDKKKLMEMLSGKLDVPRPIRSQHEHLISMLKNIMSLIQEASSEQEQLVSRCMLQSECHQLFAYLIAAYPVDENYKGNGMTKKSKLALEKAFQYIDEHYKSKLTVQEVASIAGYSVPQFNRLMKRYTGLSFVNYVNKCRVFMSIDKMLHGMTITEAAYDSGFFSISSFNRSFLTHRGISPREYLKRFEANDR from the coding sequence ATGAAAGCTTATTATGAAACCAATCAATTTAATAGTGAGGACTTTATCTATACGTTATGTAATGATGGGACAGTAGCAGGCATGACGGTACACCCTCATTGGCATGAGCTTATTGAAATACTTCATGTGGAAAAAGGTGAAGCCCTTCAATATGTGGAAGACCAAAGCTTTAAAATAACAGAAGGTGATATTGTTTTTATTGGTATGAACCAAATTCATGCCACCTATGCAGAACCTCAACACACAGCAAAGATTAACGTTTTTCAGTTAAATGCAGAAGCACTCATAGCAGGACCCAATGATGATAAAAAAAAGCTCATGGAGATGTTAAGTGGTAAATTAGATGTACCAAGGCCAATAAGAAGCCAGCATGAGCATCTAATTTCCATGCTTAAAAACATCATGTCCCTTATACAAGAAGCATCTTCAGAGCAGGAACAATTGGTTTCCAGATGTATGCTGCAATCGGAGTGCCATCAATTATTCGCCTACCTGATAGCTGCATATCCAGTGGATGAAAACTATAAAGGAAATGGTATGACGAAAAAGTCTAAGCTTGCCCTTGAAAAAGCTTTTCAATACATTGATGAACACTATAAATCCAAACTAACAGTTCAAGAAGTGGCATCCATTGCTGGCTACAGCGTCCCTCAATTTAATCGGTTAATGAAACGCTACACAGGCTTAAGTTTTGTAAATTATGTGAATAAATGCAGGGTATTCATGAGTATCGATAAGATGCTTCATGGTATGACCATAACAGAGGCAGCCTATGATAGCGGTTTTTTTAGCATTTCATCCTTTAATCGCTCGTTCTTAACCCATAGAGGTATTTCCCCTCGAGAATATCTAAAAAGATTTGAAGCAAATGACAGATAA
- a CDS encoding YcxB family protein has translation MAEKNKEVTLNIKISDKDMFIFMASHVYGKLSGKLSLAFSIICLAIFPFSFGWNDLLMTMVLLFGAMIYLVITPIMLFLQSKKQVATIPVFQDPIAYKMDAEALSVLQAGEWIEFRWENLYKVTETKWQLLFYVAKDQSFIIPKRLIEDQEDILYIRKIVSDKMKPSRVKFKKEKADRTIEDSSIDAK, from the coding sequence ATGGCTGAAAAAAATAAAGAAGTTACCCTTAACATAAAAATTAGTGATAAAGATATGTTTATATTTATGGCAAGTCATGTCTATGGGAAATTAAGCGGCAAGCTGTCTCTCGCTTTTAGTATCATCTGTTTAGCTATCTTTCCATTTTCTTTTGGGTGGAATGATTTACTGATGACCATGGTATTATTATTTGGAGCGATGATCTATCTCGTCATAACACCCATCATGCTGTTCTTACAGTCCAAAAAGCAAGTAGCCACTATACCTGTTTTTCAAGATCCCATTGCCTATAAAATGGATGCAGAAGCATTGAGTGTATTACAGGCTGGAGAATGGATAGAATTTAGATGGGAAAATCTCTATAAAGTGACGGAAACAAAATGGCAGCTATTATTTTACGTGGCAAAAGACCAATCGTTTATTATACCTAAACGTCTCATTGAGGATCAAGAGGATATTTTATATATCCGAAAGATTGTATCAGATAAAATGAAGCCATCCCGTGTAAAATTTAAAAAAGAAAAAGCGGATCGTACCATAGAAGATTCATCAATAGATGCTAAGTGA
- the rimI gene encoding ribosomal protein S18-alanine N-acetyltransferase: MYLVREMELADIKQVHAIEVSTFTTPWSEASFREELEGNKHSLYVVIEEEGEILAYGGLWSIVGEGHITNIAVKKGFRGRGFGKKVTETLIEEGKGKGLRAFTLEVRRSNKIAISLYEGLGFVKAGLRLSFYDKPKEDAIIMWKRLR, from the coding sequence ATGTACCTAGTAAGAGAAATGGAATTAGCCGACATCAAACAGGTTCATGCCATCGAAGTAAGTACCTTTACGACACCTTGGTCAGAAGCATCCTTCCGAGAAGAACTGGAAGGCAATAAACATTCACTGTATGTGGTGATTGAAGAAGAGGGAGAAATTCTTGCTTATGGCGGTTTATGGTCCATTGTAGGAGAAGGCCATATCACCAATATTGCAGTAAAAAAAGGTTTTAGGGGAAGAGGTTTTGGGAAAAAAGTCACAGAAACACTTATTGAGGAAGGAAAAGGAAAAGGGCTGAGAGCTTTTACTTTAGAAGTACGTAGAAGCAATAAGATTGCTATTTCATTGTATGAGGGCTTAGGATTTGTAAAAGCCGGTCTAAGATTAAGTTTTTATGATAAGCCAAAAGAAGATGCGATTATTATGTGGAAACGCCTGAGATAA
- a CDS encoding ATP-binding protein: MKECYELSHEELDLKSVVLEESDSDKDEEDIFVGNGRVREILDFGLLLDGAGYNIYLSASEGLNTVEFLKKFLKSKSKKDNPPDDWCYVYNFKHADKPKVLRLDAGKGKKFKRVLENCIKDVILQSNVKFDSAEFKKVESCLKDEFLTKGESKLEELKDDAKKLGFSTNITDKGIYFIPIVDGKKISEEKYDDLTVEEQETIIENLNIMEDKSEDIMKQVKRLKKISEAKVLKLQNKILRIIIDDIFKKLENEFETNKKVIAYVKELKEHLFNNIREILSEADSHDTLKDLLNDEDGSNLEKYKVNLFIDNSSVKSSPIIYCENPSYYEMFGKIEYENELGVYTTNYTMIKKGVLHNANGGYLIINVENILKSALTWETLKKVINSKKLVFENIREQLGALPIKTIKPEPIPIDLKVILIGNENIYRLLYAYDSEFKELYKLHVQLRTEVEKNKKIISRYYHYFDEVCHKNGYHMLTSDAKNEVLKYASRVAEDRNKLTTKFSVLIDLISEAHLCAIHEDISVINATMIKQALHKQKNRSALLKENLNDLYEKGKLIIDCKDKKVGQINGIALSDYSESTIARIIRITAVTYMGKLGVINIEKENKLSGSIFDKGIGILSGYIGNRYAQEYPFMLNCQLCFEQVYNIIDGDSASCAELYAILSSLSEIPFDQGLAITGSVDQLGNVQPIGGVNDKIRGCYDLFKTKGLTGEQGVIIPKHNVDEIILGDDILDDVKAGLFHIYAISKIEEGVEIFTDFTMKDIDEKIHDKLKSNFEKRMEKKS, encoded by the coding sequence ATGAAAGAATGTTATGAACTTTCCCATGAAGAATTGGATTTGAAGTCAGTTGTTCTGGAGGAATCAGATAGCGATAAAGATGAAGAAGATATATTTGTTGGGAATGGCAGAGTAAGAGAAATATTGGATTTTGGCCTTTTATTAGATGGAGCAGGATATAATATTTATTTATCAGCAAGTGAAGGACTAAACACCGTAGAATTTCTAAAAAAATTTCTAAAAAGTAAAAGTAAAAAGGATAATCCTCCTGATGATTGGTGTTATGTATATAATTTTAAACATGCTGATAAACCCAAAGTTTTGCGTTTGGATGCAGGTAAAGGTAAAAAATTCAAGCGTGTTCTTGAAAACTGTATAAAAGATGTCATCCTACAATCTAATGTCAAATTTGATAGTGCTGAATTTAAAAAAGTAGAATCTTGCCTGAAGGATGAATTTCTTACAAAAGGGGAAAGCAAGTTAGAAGAACTGAAAGATGACGCAAAGAAATTAGGTTTTTCCACCAACATAACGGATAAGGGAATCTATTTTATTCCTATTGTGGATGGTAAAAAAATAAGCGAAGAAAAATACGATGATTTGACAGTGGAAGAGCAAGAAACCATTATTGAAAATCTTAATATCATGGAAGATAAATCAGAAGATATCATGAAACAAGTGAAACGCTTGAAAAAGATATCCGAAGCGAAAGTTTTAAAACTACAGAATAAAATCCTTAGAATTATCATAGATGATATTTTTAAAAAACTAGAAAATGAATTTGAAACCAATAAAAAAGTGATAGCTTATGTGAAAGAGCTAAAAGAACATTTATTTAATAATATAAGAGAGATCCTATCTGAAGCAGATAGTCACGATACATTAAAAGATTTACTGAATGATGAAGATGGCAGTAATCTTGAAAAATATAAGGTAAATCTATTTATCGACAATTCAAGTGTAAAATCCTCTCCCATCATTTACTGTGAAAATCCATCTTATTATGAAATGTTTGGGAAAATTGAATACGAAAATGAATTGGGTGTCTATACAACCAATTACACCATGATAAAAAAAGGTGTTTTGCATAACGCCAATGGGGGATATTTGATTATTAACGTGGAAAATATCCTTAAAAGTGCTTTAACTTGGGAAACCTTAAAGAAAGTGATTAATAGTAAAAAGTTGGTATTCGAAAATATTAGAGAACAATTAGGTGCTTTGCCCATAAAAACAATAAAACCAGAACCTATACCCATAGACTTAAAAGTTATCTTAATAGGTAATGAGAATATCTACCGCTTACTATATGCTTATGATTCCGAATTTAAAGAACTGTATAAACTTCACGTACAGTTACGTACAGAAGTTGAAAAGAACAAGAAGATTATCAGTCGGTATTATCATTACTTTGATGAAGTATGCCATAAAAATGGGTATCATATGCTGACAAGTGATGCTAAAAACGAAGTGTTAAAATATGCATCCCGCGTTGCGGAAGATAGAAATAAACTCACAACTAAATTTTCAGTGCTGATTGATTTGATTTCAGAGGCCCATTTATGTGCAATTCATGAGGATATAAGTGTGATCAATGCGACCATGATTAAACAGGCACTCCATAAGCAAAAGAATCGTTCTGCCCTGTTAAAAGAAAATCTAAATGACTTATATGAAAAAGGAAAACTTATTATAGACTGTAAAGATAAAAAAGTTGGTCAGATTAATGGCATCGCTTTATCCGATTATAGTGAGAGTACCATTGCACGTATTATTCGTATTACAGCTGTCACCTACATGGGGAAACTAGGCGTTATTAATATTGAAAAAGAGAACAAACTTAGTGGCAGTATTTTTGATAAAGGCATTGGGATTTTATCGGGCTATATAGGAAATCGCTATGCCCAGGAGTATCCTTTTATGCTTAACTGCCAATTATGTTTTGAACAGGTTTACAATATTATTGATGGTGATAGTGCATCCTGTGCTGAATTGTATGCTATTTTATCAAGCTTATCAGAAATCCCCTTCGATCAAGGATTAGCCATTACAGGTTCTGTTGATCAGTTAGGTAATGTTCAGCCTATTGGTGGTGTGAATGATAAGATTAGGGGCTGTTATGATTTATTTAAAACAAAGGGACTAACAGGTGAACAAGGGGTAATTATCCCTAAACATAATGTGGATGAAATCATATTAGGTGATGATATATTAGATGATGTAAAAGCTGGTTTGTTCCATATATATGCTATTAGTAAGATAGAAGAAGGTGTGGAGATTTTTACAGACTTCACCATGAAAGATATTGATGAGAAGATACATGATAAGTTGAAGAGTAATTTTGAGAAGCGTATGGAGAAGAAATCGTAA
- the tsaE gene encoding tRNA (adenosine(37)-N6)-threonylcarbamoyltransferase complex ATPase subunit type 1 TsaE, whose translation MLSDEEDKHEGKISLIYETYTTKDTEDIGQKLGEEAKAGGLYALIGDLGVGKTVFTKGFASGLGILEHVTSPTFTIVNEYHDGRLPFYHFDVYRIEDAEEMYEIGYEEYFYNHGVCLVEWANRIADIMPEETTWITIEKDLEKGLDYRRITLLNGGN comes from the coding sequence ATGCTAAGTGACGAAGAAGATAAGCATGAAGGGAAGATATCATTGATTTATGAAACATATACAACGAAGGATACAGAAGATATAGGGCAAAAGCTTGGTGAAGAAGCTAAAGCTGGCGGTTTGTATGCTTTAATAGGTGACCTGGGTGTGGGTAAAACTGTTTTCACCAAGGGGTTCGCCAGTGGTTTAGGCATCTTAGAACATGTCACCAGTCCAACCTTTACCATTGTTAATGAATATCATGATGGACGATTGCCTTTCTACCATTTTGATGTGTATCGTATAGAAGATGCCGAAGAAATGTATGAAATTGGCTATGAAGAATATTTTTATAATCATGGCGTATGTCTTGTTGAATGGGCCAATCGCATTGCAGACATCATGCCCGAAGAAACAACATGGATTACCATTGAAAAGGATTTAGAAAAAGGGTTGGATTATCGTCGTATAACCCTTCTTAATGGAGGAAACTAA